Proteins from one Desulfitobacterium chlororespirans DSM 11544 genomic window:
- a CDS encoding type II toxin-antitoxin system Phd/YefM family antitoxin produces the protein MREVIRPSADLRNHYSEISKQCKETREAVIITVNGRGDTAVLGLQDYYQMKSELELLKTLAEAEDDVRAGRVALMKDSFDELRASLLERKNV, from the coding sequence ATGAGGGAAGTAATTCGGCCATCTGCAGATTTAAGAAATCATTATAGTGAGATATCCAAGCAGTGTAAAGAAACAAGGGAGGCCGTTATTATTACGGTAAACGGGCGTGGGGATACGGCGGTTCTTGGGTTGCAGGACTACTATCAGATGAAATCAGAATTGGAGCTGTTGAAAACGCTGGCAGAGGCGGAAGATGATGTGAGAGCCGGCCGTGTAGCGTTGATGAAGGATTCATTCGATGAACTTCGTGCCTCTTTGCTAGAGAGGAAGAATGTATGA
- a CDS encoding sulfite exporter TauE/SafE family protein, translating to MDKMDYVLHMLDLTGIQGMVVMLTAFLVGFSKTGVSGVLMLVIPVLATVFGGKDSTGVLLPILLVGDIFAVWSYRRNIDWKKVLAPLPWALIGLFLGAVVGRVIADQVFVILIGTIILFCLGILVYTEKMGKNFTVPTGTWFYITAGILSGFATMIGNAAGPIFSVYLLALGLHKNDFMGTNALFFFIINSIKVPVQVFAWHNMELQSFILAGVMVPMVALGAALGLWVIKKINERFFRYLIICMTALSALRLLI from the coding sequence ATGGATAAGATGGATTATGTTCTACATATGCTGGACCTGACCGGGATACAAGGCATGGTCGTGATGTTAACGGCCTTTTTAGTTGGCTTTTCCAAGACAGGTGTCAGCGGTGTGCTCATGCTTGTGATACCTGTTCTGGCTACTGTTTTTGGCGGGAAAGATTCGACAGGGGTTCTGCTCCCTATATTGTTAGTGGGAGATATTTTTGCTGTCTGGTCTTATCGCAGGAATATTGATTGGAAAAAGGTTTTGGCACCTCTGCCCTGGGCCTTGATCGGTCTGTTCCTTGGTGCTGTCGTTGGCAGAGTCATCGCTGATCAGGTGTTTGTGATCTTGATCGGAACGATTATTTTATTCTGTCTGGGAATTTTAGTGTACACAGAAAAAATGGGAAAGAATTTTACCGTGCCTACCGGGACATGGTTTTATATTACGGCGGGAATTTTAAGCGGGTTCGCTACCATGATCGGCAACGCGGCCGGTCCGATTTTCAGCGTCTATCTATTGGCCCTGGGACTACACAAGAATGATTTTATGGGGACCAATGCCTTGTTTTTTTTCATTATTAATTCTATCAAGGTGCCCGTTCAGGTATTTGCCTGGCATAATATGGAGCTGCAGTCCTTCATACTGGCAGGGGTGATGGTACCGATGGTCGCTTTAGGAGCGGCTTTGGGGCTTTGGGTCATTAAAAAAATCAATGAGAGGTTTTTCCGGTATCTGATTATCTGCATGACGGCACTGTCAGCCTTACGGCTGTTGATATGA
- a CDS encoding GNAT family N-acetyltransferase codes for MDTKLEDFKLRFAEINDAPLILELIRELADYEKMAHEVVATEEVLIESLFERKMAEVVIGEYKNTPVAFALFFHNFSTFLGRPGIYLEDLYVKPDMRGKGIGKMILAFLAKLALERNCGRLEWWCLDWNEPSIQFYKQLGAVPMDEWTVYRLHDEALAELAVKFDG; via the coding sequence GTGGATACAAAGTTAGAGGATTTTAAATTAAGATTTGCGGAAATCAATGACGCTCCGCTAATTCTGGAATTGATAAGGGAATTAGCCGACTATGAAAAAATGGCCCATGAGGTTGTAGCGACAGAAGAAGTATTAATAGAGTCTCTATTTGAACGCAAAATGGCTGAGGTTGTAATCGGTGAATACAAAAATACACCGGTTGCTTTCGCCTTGTTCTTCCATAACTTTTCCACCTTCCTGGGCAGACCGGGTATTTATCTGGAGGATTTATATGTGAAGCCTGACATGAGAGGAAAGGGTATCGGCAAGATGATACTTGCTTTCCTTGCTAAACTGGCTTTAGAGAGAAACTGTGGAAGGTTGGAATGGTGGTGCTTGGATTGGAATGAGCCGTCCATTCAATTTTATAAACAGTTAGGTGCGGTTCCCATGGATGAATGGACAGTATATCGGTTACACGATGAGGCCTTAGCTGAATTGGCAGTGAAATTTGATGGATAA
- a CDS encoding MDR family MFS transporter: protein MNKQAKITAVVLMLGAFISVLNQTLINPALPTIMEELHIEATTAQWLVSGFTLVNAIVIAISAFLMDRFRTKQLFLSIFVLFLAGSLLASWGVNFTVLLIGRLLQAICAGIMMPLSMTIILLLFPHEKRGSAMGMYSLVIMVAPAIGPVLAGVLTDKVGWRIMFLVMAVLAGAIILLASLIMKNYGDVKQTTLDKPSFTMASLGLLALLYGFSLLGNISMILTASALVLAGVVILFLFVRRQLSLTQPFLQIKVLGNAQYRNGTIILMLIQASLAAATITLPIYIQTVRGMSATVSGMVMMPGAILGAVFGYFAGKLYDAFGARYVGLFGGFLLLLGSLGMALFDFDTTIGFMTAAYTLRSVGLMLANTPINMWSIKKLPDEILHHGNAVGITLRQVATTLCTAVMVSVMSFASSVYAAKGEIQSQMYGISMTYWLSVVIGLVALILVAVKVKNRKKTVAAVTEAVYELDIAMRADPYTVSCDDNLKQVVEKFIGYKTSGLPIIDAQKHLIGFVSDGDVMRYFTKQDLRFVAEFYSAVIPDTDTLNSKARKLLSMNVMEIASPNAIAVSHDTPLLEVCEIFSRRKINKLPVTQNDILIGTISRGDIMRALMTRLPLGGEDCL from the coding sequence ATGAACAAACAAGCAAAAATAACCGCTGTAGTTCTAATGCTCGGTGCATTTATTTCCGTACTTAACCAAACTCTCATTAATCCTGCCTTACCGACGATTATGGAAGAACTCCACATTGAGGCAACGACAGCCCAGTGGCTCGTATCAGGATTTACCCTCGTCAACGCCATCGTTATCGCCATATCCGCATTTTTAATGGATAGATTCCGGACGAAACAACTCTTCCTCTCTATTTTTGTCCTGTTTCTCGCCGGGAGCCTGCTGGCCTCCTGGGGAGTGAATTTTACTGTTTTGCTCATAGGGCGTTTACTGCAAGCCATATGCGCGGGGATCATGATGCCGCTGTCCATGACCATAATACTTCTCTTGTTCCCCCACGAAAAACGCGGCTCAGCTATGGGCATGTACAGCTTGGTCATTATGGTTGCGCCTGCCATTGGACCTGTCTTGGCAGGAGTGCTTACCGATAAAGTCGGTTGGCGGATTATGTTCCTTGTCATGGCGGTGCTTGCAGGGGCGATAATATTGCTGGCCTCGCTGATCATGAAAAATTACGGTGATGTAAAACAAACAACCCTTGATAAACCATCCTTCACGATGGCTTCCCTTGGCTTATTGGCCTTATTGTACGGTTTTTCCCTGTTAGGGAATATATCCATGATTTTAACCGCTTCCGCTTTAGTTCTCGCTGGGGTCGTGATTCTGTTTCTGTTTGTCCGCAGGCAATTAAGCCTTACGCAACCCTTCTTGCAGATTAAAGTCCTTGGCAATGCTCAATACCGCAACGGTACGATAATTTTAATGCTTATCCAGGCTTCCCTCGCCGCAGCAACCATTACCTTGCCGATCTACATCCAAACCGTACGGGGAATGTCCGCCACCGTTTCGGGTATGGTCATGATGCCGGGCGCAATTTTGGGAGCTGTATTTGGTTATTTTGCAGGAAAGCTCTACGATGCCTTCGGCGCAAGATATGTCGGACTTTTCGGCGGGTTTTTGCTGCTTCTCGGTTCTTTAGGCATGGCATTATTTGATTTTGATACGACAATTGGGTTTATGACAGCCGCTTACACCTTACGCTCCGTCGGGCTTATGCTAGCCAACACTCCCATCAATATGTGGTCTATAAAGAAGCTGCCGGATGAAATTCTCCACCACGGGAACGCCGTCGGAATCACCCTTCGTCAAGTTGCCACAACCCTTTGCACTGCAGTCATGGTCTCCGTAATGTCGTTCGCCTCTTCGGTATATGCCGCAAAAGGGGAAATACAGTCACAGATGTACGGTATTAGCATGACTTACTGGTTAAGCGTCGTTATCGGGCTTGTTGCGCTTATTTTGGTAGCCGTCAAGGTAAAAAACAGAAAAAAAACCGTCGCAGCCGTCACCGAAGCCGTTTATGAACTTGATATAGCTATGAGAGCCGACCCTTACACGGTTTCCTGTGATGATAATCTGAAGCAGGTTGTCGAAAAGTTCATAGGTTACAAAACAAGCGGATTGCCGATTATTGATGCGCAGAAACACTTAATCGGATTTGTTTCGGACGGCGATGTTATGCGGTATTTCACCAAACAAGACCTACGATTTGTCGCCGAATTCTATTCAGCCGTTATTCCCGATACGGACACTCTTAACTCCAAAGCGAGAAAGCTGTTAAGCATGAATGTCATGGAGATCGCTTCCCCAAATGCTATTGCCGTTTCACATGACACACCGCTTCTTGAAGTCTGTGAGATATTCAGCAGACGTAAGATAAACAAACTTCCTGTAACTCAAAACGACATCCTCATTGGTACGATCAGCAGAGGCGATATTATGCGGGCTTTGATGACCCGGTTGCCATTGGGTGGCGAAGATTGCTTGTAA
- a CDS encoding TVP38/TMEM64 family protein: MGYMNKPKDRIKFCVYLLAVIAGLIGIVVYMKSSGILTYMSSAEEFKNYIEGYGEKAYLVFFILQLISVIIAPIPSNVSAVVGGTVFGMMGSFLISMLAIIIGSSIVFMLGKKFGRTFAERFVSPKVLDKYEQYFSSREGELLLILLLFLPFFPDDAMGFVAGLSKISLGRYVVIMLLTRPWEILAASALGSFNITMPLWGWGVMALVIIGIAKNSEKLEKKLVAAVQGAKNQAGVK, translated from the coding sequence ATGGGCTATATGAATAAACCTAAGGATAGAATAAAATTTTGTGTTTACTTGCTGGCAGTGATTGCCGGACTCATAGGGATAGTTGTTTACATGAAATCAAGCGGTATCTTAACTTACATGTCCTCTGCTGAAGAATTTAAGAACTATATTGAGGGGTACGGGGAAAAAGCTTATTTAGTGTTTTTTATTCTTCAATTAATATCGGTTATTATTGCACCAATACCCAGCAATGTAAGTGCTGTAGTAGGTGGAACAGTATTTGGTATGATGGGTTCATTTTTGATCAGTATGCTGGCAATTATCATTGGTTCTTCTATAGTGTTTATGCTTGGTAAAAAATTCGGAAGAACGTTTGCGGAGAGGTTTGTAAGTCCTAAAGTTTTAGATAAGTACGAACAGTATTTTTCATCCAGGGAGGGGGAACTGCTGCTCATATTACTCTTATTTCTGCCCTTTTTCCCCGATGATGCGATGGGCTTTGTAGCCGGACTCAGCAAGATAAGTTTAGGAAGATATGTAGTCATCATGCTGCTGACAAGGCCTTGGGAAATACTGGCCGCCTCAGCCCTGGGTTCTTTTAATATCACAATGCCGTTGTGGGGGTGGGGGGTCATGGCTTTGGTTATTATTGGTATAGCTAAAAATAGTGAGAAACTGGAGAAAAAACTGGTTGCCGCTGTTCAAGGAGCTAAAAATCAGGCAGGTGTTAAGTAA
- a CDS encoding thioredoxin family protein, whose protein sequence is MSLRHLDANDFEEVIYNNGEACLVIFSRKTCHVCQGVVPILEELQPTYEGKFGFYYVDVEEQKPLYQRFSLKGVPQILFFAAGEYQGKLAGAADEEKVIDKISEVTEA, encoded by the coding sequence ATGTCATTGAGACATCTGGATGCAAATGATTTTGAAGAAGTTATTTATAATAATGGGGAAGCTTGCCTGGTTATATTTTCAAGAAAAACATGTCATGTCTGTCAAGGCGTTGTCCCGATTCTGGAAGAACTGCAACCTACATATGAGGGTAAGTTTGGTTTCTATTATGTCGACGTGGAAGAGCAGAAACCGCTCTACCAAAGATTTTCGCTTAAAGGGGTTCCTCAGATCCTTTTCTTCGCCGCAGGAGAATATCAAGGAAAATTAGCGGGCGCTGCTGACGAAGAAAAGGTGATTGATAAAATCAGCGAAGTGACTGAAGCATGA
- a CDS encoding ABC transporter ATP-binding protein — protein MNEPIISLRQLSYKVGSKYLVQDINWDVLPGEHWAVFGMNGSGKTTLLTILAGFRPFTHGFLEVFGQPYTNENVLEIRKRIGLVSSSFFDKYYAKESALDIVLSGKFGTFGTHYEINDEDVVKARKLLTELHLKDKIDQSFDMMSRGERQNVLIARAMFTNPEILILDEPCTGLDVYAREHLLNTVRDLAENTDIAIVYVTHYTDEIIDVFDRCLLLRNGYCYTQGQTKEIFNTEKLSDFLRYPVKVSEVAGEKISVNMDIKSNVRDLMLGSEINDR, from the coding sequence TTGAATGAGCCGATCATTTCACTCAGACAGCTATCCTATAAAGTAGGCAGCAAATACCTGGTCCAGGATATAAACTGGGATGTTCTTCCCGGGGAACACTGGGCCGTTTTTGGGATGAACGGAAGCGGTAAAACGACCCTGTTAACGATATTAGCCGGTTTCCGGCCCTTTACCCATGGCTTCTTAGAAGTATTCGGACAACCCTATACCAATGAAAATGTCCTTGAGATTCGCAAGCGTATCGGCCTGGTAAGTTCTTCGTTTTTTGATAAGTACTACGCCAAGGAATCAGCACTGGATATCGTCTTATCCGGTAAGTTTGGGACTTTTGGCACCCATTATGAAATTAACGATGAGGATGTTGTCAAAGCGAGAAAACTACTAACTGAACTGCACCTCAAAGACAAAATCGACCAATCCTTCGATATGATGTCCAGAGGAGAACGGCAAAATGTCCTGATCGCCCGGGCCATGTTTACGAACCCGGAAATATTGATTCTGGATGAGCCATGTACCGGCCTGGATGTCTACGCCCGCGAGCATCTCTTAAACACTGTCCGGGACTTAGCAGAGAATACGGACATCGCCATCGTTTATGTAACTCACTATACTGATGAAATAATTGATGTCTTTGACCGGTGTTTATTGCTGCGCAACGGCTATTGCTATACCCAGGGGCAGACAAAAGAAATATTTAACACGGAAAAGCTAAGCGATTTTTTGCGTTATCCGGTGAAAGTGTCAGAAGTTGCCGGTGAAAAAATCAGTGTTAATATGGATATAAAATCAAATGTGCGTGATTTAATGCTGGGGAGTGAAATAAATGACCGCTAG